One window from the genome of Pseudonocardia hierapolitana encodes:
- a CDS encoding NADH-quinone oxidoreductase subunit N, whose protein sequence is MNENPAALLPELFLLGAAVVGLLLGAWLPRDRQWLVRLLAAAAALAGLVATAVAAARPDELVFGTSYAVDTPTHATRAIVLVAVLVALALSVDATAGHRRETEFVVLLQLGALGTIVLGGANDLLLLLAAFLLASVPFYALAGWDKSSLGTEAAMKYYLSGAFLGVAMLTGTAILYGVGRATGYGPLREGLAAAPVAAAGVGLVAVLAGLLFKVGGVPGHFWVPDVTDGTPPAVAAIVTTIPKIGGLVALYRLLTVAVPADALDWPLLVAVLAAASMTLGNLAAFFQTTVQRLLAYSTISQVGYLLIAVAVAGRADLAQPALLYYVAGYAVTNLGAFAVVAEFPQARTIEDYRGMARQHPGLAVALAVCLLGLIGTPPTAVFVGKLAVFTAAVDGGFAWLAVLAIVNTVASVFYYLRWIAPTFRGTDSEAAALRPAGTWSAGTAYACAGLAVGLGVAGGVALPLLVGLPIPV, encoded by the coding sequence ATGAACGAGAATCCGGCGGCGCTGCTGCCGGAGCTGTTCCTGCTCGGTGCCGCCGTCGTCGGGCTGCTGCTGGGCGCGTGGCTGCCCCGGGACCGGCAGTGGCTGGTGCGACTGCTCGCCGCGGCCGCCGCCCTCGCCGGGCTGGTCGCCACCGCCGTCGCGGCCGCCCGGCCCGACGAGCTCGTGTTCGGCACCAGCTACGCCGTCGATACGCCCACGCACGCCACGCGCGCGATCGTGCTGGTCGCGGTGCTCGTGGCGCTGGCGCTGTCGGTCGACGCGACGGCCGGGCACCGGCGCGAGACCGAGTTCGTGGTGCTGCTGCAGCTCGGCGCGTTGGGCACGATCGTGCTCGGCGGCGCGAACGACCTCCTGCTGCTGCTCGCGGCGTTCCTGCTGGCGAGCGTGCCGTTCTACGCCCTCGCGGGCTGGGACAAGAGCTCGCTCGGCACCGAGGCCGCGATGAAGTACTACCTGTCGGGGGCGTTCCTCGGCGTCGCGATGCTCACCGGCACCGCGATCCTCTACGGCGTCGGCCGCGCCACCGGATACGGACCGCTCCGCGAGGGATTGGCCGCCGCGCCGGTGGCAGCGGCCGGGGTGGGCCTCGTCGCCGTGCTCGCCGGGCTGCTGTTCAAGGTCGGCGGCGTGCCGGGGCACTTCTGGGTCCCGGACGTCACAGACGGCACCCCGCCCGCCGTGGCCGCGATCGTCACCACGATCCCCAAGATCGGCGGTCTGGTCGCGCTGTACCGCCTGCTGACGGTCGCGGTTCCGGCCGACGCCCTCGACTGGCCGCTGCTCGTCGCGGTACTGGCCGCCGCCTCGATGACGCTGGGCAACCTCGCCGCGTTCTTCCAGACCACGGTGCAGCGGCTGCTCGCGTACTCGACGATCAGCCAGGTCGGCTACCTGCTGATCGCCGTGGCGGTCGCGGGCCGGGCGGATCTCGCCCAGCCCGCGCTGCTCTACTACGTCGCCGGGTACGCCGTCACGAACCTCGGTGCGTTCGCCGTGGTGGCCGAGTTCCCGCAGGCGCGGACGATCGAGGACTATCGCGGGATGGCCCGGCAGCACCCGGGCTTGGCCGTCGCGCTCGCCGTCTGCCTCCTCGGGCTGATCGGGACGCCGCCCACCGCGGTGTTCGTCGGGAAGCTCGCGGTGTTCACCGCGGCCGTCGACGGTGGGTTCGCGTGGCTCGCGGTTCTCGCGATCGTCAACACGGTCGCGAGCGTCTTCTACTACCTGCGCTGGATCGCGCCCACGTTCCGCGGGACCGATTCCGAGGCGGCCGCGCTGCGACCGGCCGGCACCTGGTCGGCCGGCACCGCGTACGCGTGTGCCGGCCTCGCGGTGGGGCTCGGAGTGGCGGGGGGCGTCGCCTTGCCGTTGCTGGTGGGGCTGCCCATCCCGGTGTGA
- a CDS encoding zinc finger domain-containing protein, translating to MQTKASGAHPLSGIAVHDWPCDRCHADPRQPCRTLRSGKQRRVAHLARWSTAVVFTLATRWLPRLPVWDRLTLAIRAVGSTDGTAPPAAWNDVTALLWQADQLQKALVRRVVDDADPYVDVSELRRPGLHLAATMKEAGNLLRQQYLQDDPRRAEVDTMVLPEHEGEGPARLTLAQLRAARDLGQVHVMTADMARRAAAVEAASGSDTVRWSVRWDPSGRFDAEPVPDGDGDRPGVRGWVAHPSIVADELGRWSARPRAAEVGWRGAPPSPSTRLCTFTSAAMPRVTEEQAAAAFMARRDVIAEIVAEIDSLRRSFQQDRLREEVAARADRLQAEEPQLPDLFAPSDSWACTRAVEWVRTRAVVHTPDEVWGRFDRDDPEQAGRWIPDRTAELLAVGYADVPAYLTRHFGAHSESGAVQLLRIPGPAGPLYTVSAGSRRAHLCRVLGLPWMFSVTTMLSLPRRIETTAVTPTEHGPEGARETAALWRGLLARGLVRGELIPRYSDWVVEFRIEYALAPWLLLPADRATAYNQRYELLHPGALADAGIPDAALRSPEAWRSWLTAAIATPAGVGDRDVP from the coding sequence TTGCAAACAAAGGCGAGCGGCGCCCATCCGCTCAGCGGGATCGCCGTCCACGACTGGCCGTGCGACCGTTGCCACGCCGACCCACGGCAACCCTGCCGGACGCTGCGGTCCGGGAAACAGCGGAGAGTGGCCCACCTCGCGCGCTGGTCGACCGCGGTCGTGTTCACGCTGGCCACGAGGTGGCTGCCCCGGCTCCCGGTGTGGGACCGGCTGACGCTCGCCATCCGCGCCGTCGGCAGCACGGACGGCACCGCGCCCCCGGCCGCGTGGAACGACGTCACGGCCCTGCTGTGGCAGGCCGACCAGCTGCAGAAGGCCCTCGTCCGCCGCGTCGTCGACGACGCCGACCCGTACGTGGACGTCTCGGAGCTGCGCAGGCCCGGTCTGCATCTGGCCGCGACCATGAAGGAGGCCGGGAACCTCCTGCGTCAGCAGTACCTGCAGGACGATCCCCGGCGGGCCGAGGTCGACACGATGGTGCTGCCCGAGCACGAGGGCGAAGGGCCCGCTCGGCTCACCCTCGCCCAGCTGCGGGCCGCCCGCGACCTCGGGCAGGTGCACGTCATGACCGCCGACATGGCCCGCCGCGCGGCGGCCGTGGAGGCGGCGAGCGGGAGCGACACCGTCCGGTGGTCGGTGCGGTGGGACCCGTCCGGCCGGTTCGACGCGGAACCCGTCCCGGACGGGGACGGGGATCGTCCCGGCGTGCGCGGCTGGGTCGCCCACCCCTCGATCGTGGCCGACGAGCTGGGGCGGTGGAGCGCGCGGCCGAGGGCGGCCGAGGTCGGGTGGCGAGGCGCGCCCCCGTCCCCGAGTACGCGGCTGTGCACGTTCACGTCCGCGGCGATGCCCCGGGTGACCGAGGAGCAGGCCGCCGCGGCGTTCATGGCGCGACGGGACGTGATCGCCGAGATCGTGGCCGAGATCGACAGCCTGCGCCGCAGCTTCCAGCAGGACCGGCTCCGGGAGGAGGTCGCCGCGCGCGCCGACCGGCTGCAGGCCGAGGAACCGCAGCTCCCGGACCTGTTCGCGCCCAGCGATTCCTGGGCGTGCACCAGGGCTGTCGAATGGGTGCGGACCCGAGCGGTCGTGCACACCCCCGACGAGGTGTGGGGCCGGTTCGACCGCGACGACCCCGAACAGGCGGGTCGCTGGATCCCGGACCGCACGGCCGAGCTGCTCGCCGTCGGGTACGCCGACGTGCCGGCCTACCTCACCCGCCACTTCGGCGCACACAGCGAGTCGGGCGCGGTGCAGCTGCTGCGGATCCCCGGCCCGGCCGGGCCGCTGTACACGGTCAGCGCGGGGTCGCGCCGGGCCCACCTGTGCCGCGTCCTGGGGCTGCCGTGGATGTTCTCGGTGACGACGATGCTGTCGCTGCCGCGACGGATCGAGACCACGGCCGTCACGCCCACCGAGCACGGTCCGGAGGGCGCTCGCGAGACGGCAGCGCTGTGGCGCGGGCTTCTCGCGCGGGGCCTCGTCCGAGGGGAGCTGATCCCGCGCTACTCGGACTGGGTGGTGGAGTTCCGGATCGAGTACGCGCTGGCTCCGTGGCTGCTGCTGCCCGCGGACCGGGCCACGGCCTACAACCAGCGCTACG